In one Streptomyces sp. NBC_00597 genomic region, the following are encoded:
- the paaN gene encoding phenylacetic acid degradation protein PaaN has translation MAAELTVPQLSDKHSSTLEQALAAIRSRAYWSPHPEHPKAYGETAPADGLAAFEAVRGTRIDLGQPGTDGWTGAEVSPFGPELGVEYPHVDPDVLLPAMKAGMGAWRDAGPEARALVCIEILARISARTHEFAHAVMHTSGQAFMMAFQAGGPHAQDRGLEAVAYAYEEQTRVPGRADWSKPQGKKDPLELGKTFTAVPRGISLMIGCNTFPTWNGYPGLFASLATGNAVLVKPHPRAVLPLALTVKVAREVLAEAGFDPNLVALAVERPGEGIAKSLAVRPEIKLIDYTGSTEFGDWLETNARQAQVYTEKAGVNTVVVDSTDNYKGMLSNLAFSLSLYSGQMCTTPQNLLIPRDGIATDTGHKSYDEFVADLAASVGGLLGDDARANALLGALVNPDVKARLEAASALGEVALASREVANPEFPDAVVRTPVMVKLDAAKPDPEAPYLSECFGPVSFAVAVDSTADALDLLRRTVREKGAMTVGAYTTSADTERSIEEVCLEESAQLSLNLTGGVYVNQTAAFSDFHGSGGNPAANAALCDGAFVSNRFRMVEVRRQA, from the coding sequence ATGGCCGCCGAGCTCACCGTCCCCCAGCTGTCCGACAAGCACAGCTCCACCCTGGAGCAGGCCCTGGCGGCCATCCGCAGCCGCGCCTACTGGTCTCCGCATCCCGAGCACCCCAAGGCCTACGGCGAAACCGCGCCGGCCGACGGGCTCGCCGCGTTCGAGGCCGTCCGCGGCACCCGCATCGACCTGGGCCAGCCCGGTACGGACGGCTGGACCGGCGCCGAGGTGTCCCCCTTCGGCCCCGAGCTGGGCGTCGAGTACCCGCACGTCGACCCCGACGTGCTGCTGCCCGCGATGAAGGCCGGCATGGGCGCCTGGCGCGACGCCGGGCCCGAGGCGCGCGCCCTGGTCTGCATCGAGATCCTGGCCCGGATCAGCGCGCGGACGCACGAGTTCGCGCACGCGGTCATGCACACGAGCGGCCAGGCCTTCATGATGGCGTTCCAGGCCGGCGGCCCGCACGCACAGGACCGCGGCCTGGAGGCGGTGGCCTACGCGTACGAGGAGCAGACCCGCGTCCCGGGCCGCGCCGACTGGTCGAAGCCGCAGGGCAAGAAGGACCCGCTGGAGCTCGGCAAGACCTTCACCGCCGTCCCGCGCGGCATCTCCCTGATGATCGGCTGCAACACCTTCCCGACCTGGAACGGCTATCCGGGCCTGTTCGCCTCCCTGGCCACGGGCAACGCGGTGCTGGTCAAGCCACACCCGCGCGCCGTGCTCCCGCTGGCCCTGACGGTGAAGGTGGCCCGCGAGGTCCTCGCCGAGGCCGGCTTTGACCCGAACCTGGTGGCGCTGGCCGTCGAGCGGCCGGGCGAGGGCATCGCCAAGTCCCTGGCCGTCCGGCCCGAGATCAAGCTGATCGACTACACCGGCTCGACCGAGTTCGGCGACTGGCTGGAGACCAACGCCCGCCAGGCCCAGGTCTACACGGAGAAGGCCGGCGTCAACACGGTCGTCGTCGACTCCACCGACAACTACAAGGGCATGCTGTCCAACCTGGCCTTCTCGCTGTCCCTGTACAGCGGCCAGATGTGCACCACCCCGCAGAACCTGCTGATCCCGCGGGACGGCATCGCGACGGACACCGGCCACAAGTCGTACGACGAGTTCGTCGCCGACCTCGCGGCCTCGGTCGGCGGCCTGCTGGGCGACGACGCCCGGGCCAACGCGCTGCTGGGCGCGCTGGTCAACCCGGACGTCAAGGCCCGCCTGGAGGCGGCGTCCGCCCTGGGCGAGGTGGCACTGGCCTCGCGCGAGGTGGCGAACCCGGAGTTCCCCGACGCGGTGGTGCGCACGCCCGTGATGGTGAAGCTGGACGCCGCCAAGCCCGATCCGGAGGCACCGTACCTGTCGGAGTGCTTCGGCCCGGTCTCCTTCGCGGTGGCCGTGGACTCCACGGCGGACGCGCTGGACCTGCTGCGCCGCACGGTGCGTGAGAAGGGCGCGATGACGGTCGGCGCGTACACGACGTCGGCGGACACCGAGCGGTCCATCGAGGAGGTCTGCCTTGAGGAGTCGGCGCAGCTGTCGCTGAACCTGACGGGCGGGGTCTACGTCAACCAGACCGCAGCGTTCTCGGACTTCCACGGCTCGGGCGGCAACCCGGCCGCCAACGCGGCCCTCTGCGACGGAGCGTTCGTCTCGAACCGCTTCCGCATGGTCGAGGTCCGCCGCCAGGCCTAA
- a CDS encoding 3-hydroxyacyl-CoA dehydrogenase — protein sequence MTAIERSRTVAVVGAGTMGQGIAQVALLAGHPVLIYDINDDLAAGGVAIVQDRVDRMVAKGRLDRAGADDAIGRIRGTSAVARLADAALVIEAVVEDAAVKRAVFETIEEVVSPDTLLATNTSSLSVTELAAGLAHPGRFLGLHFFNPAPLLPLVEVVSGFATDPAAAERAYRTVLGWGKTPVRCADTPGFIVNRIARPFYAEAFAVYEEQGADPATIDAVLRESGGFKMGPFQLTDLIGQDVNEAVTRSVWESFFRSPKFTPSLAQRRLVQSGRLGRKSGHGWFPYGPDVEAAAPHTAAPEAAPEKVTVVGDLGPAAGLVELLEEAGIAVTATEHGGPYIQLPGEGQLVLADGKTSIEFADVVYFDLALDYRGATRIALSAGEDTSERTLAEAVGLFQKLGKKVSVIGDVPGMIVARTVAMLIDLTADAVARGAATAEDIDTAMRLGVNYPLGPSEWHERLGRDWAYDLLHHLDERCPGGRYAPSLALFKLGYAEGEGEVGEEGGEGGDGVAEETA from the coding sequence ATGACAGCAATCGAGCGGTCCCGCACTGTGGCGGTCGTCGGCGCCGGCACCATGGGGCAGGGCATCGCCCAGGTCGCCCTCCTCGCAGGTCACCCGGTGCTGATCTACGACATCAACGACGACCTCGCCGCCGGCGGCGTCGCCATCGTCCAGGACCGCGTCGACCGCATGGTCGCCAAGGGCCGCCTCGACCGCGCCGGGGCCGACGATGCGATCGGCCGGATCCGTGGCACCTCCGCCGTCGCCCGCCTCGCCGATGCCGCCCTCGTCATCGAGGCCGTCGTCGAGGACGCCGCCGTCAAGCGCGCGGTCTTCGAAACCATCGAAGAGGTGGTTTCGCCGGACACCCTGCTGGCGACCAACACCTCCTCCCTCTCCGTCACCGAGCTCGCCGCCGGCCTCGCGCACCCCGGCCGTTTCCTCGGCCTGCACTTCTTCAACCCGGCCCCGCTGCTCCCGCTCGTCGAGGTGGTCAGCGGTTTCGCGACCGACCCGGCCGCCGCCGAGCGCGCGTACCGCACTGTGCTGGGCTGGGGGAAGACGCCGGTCCGCTGCGCCGACACCCCCGGGTTCATCGTCAACCGGATCGCCCGCCCCTTCTACGCCGAGGCCTTCGCGGTGTACGAGGAGCAGGGCGCCGACCCGGCCACCATCGACGCCGTGCTCCGCGAGAGCGGCGGTTTCAAGATGGGTCCCTTCCAGCTGACCGACCTGATCGGGCAGGACGTCAACGAGGCCGTCACCCGCTCCGTGTGGGAGTCGTTCTTCCGGAGCCCCAAGTTCACCCCGTCCCTCGCACAGCGCCGGCTGGTGCAGTCGGGCCGCCTGGGCCGCAAGTCGGGCCACGGCTGGTTCCCGTACGGCCCGGACGTCGAGGCCGCGGCCCCGCACACCGCCGCTCCCGAGGCCGCCCCGGAGAAGGTCACCGTCGTCGGCGACCTCGGTCCGGCCGCCGGGCTGGTCGAACTGCTGGAGGAGGCCGGGATCGCGGTCACGGCCACCGAGCACGGGGGTCCGTACATCCAGCTGCCCGGCGAGGGCCAGCTGGTGCTCGCGGACGGCAAGACCTCGATCGAGTTCGCCGACGTCGTCTACTTCGACCTCGCGCTCGACTACCGCGGCGCCACCCGGATCGCGCTCTCCGCCGGCGAGGACACCAGCGAGCGGACCCTCGCCGAGGCGGTCGGCCTGTTCCAGAAGCTCGGCAAGAAGGTCTCCGTCATCGGCGACGTGCCCGGCATGATCGTGGCCCGTACGGTCGCGATGCTGATCGACCTGACCGCTGACGCCGTCGCCCGCGGCGCGGCCACCGCCGAGGACATCGACACGGCGATGAGGCTCGGCGTCAACTACCCGCTGGGCCCGTCCGAATGGCACGAGCGGCTCGGCCGGGACTGGGCGTACGACCTGCTGCACCACCTCGACGAGCGCTGCCCCGGCGGCCGCTACGCGCCCTCGCTGGCCCTGTTCAAGCTCGGCTACGCGGAGGGTGAGGGCGAAGTGGGCGAAGAGGGCGGCGAAGGCGGAGACGGCGTCGCGGAGGAGACCGCATGA
- a CDS encoding TetR/AcrR family transcriptional regulator: MTTARRDTYTPESLLSVAVQVFNERGYDGTSMEHLSKAAGISKSSIYHHVAGKEELLQRAVSRALDGLFAVLEESGAVRGRAVERVEYVTRRTVEVLVAELPYVTLLLRVRGNTRTERWALERRREFDHQVAELLKAAAEEGDLRADVDIRLATRLLFGMVNSLVEWYRPHPGTTADQLADAVVHMALDGLRTVRG; encoded by the coding sequence ATGACCACGGCCAGGCGCGACACCTACACCCCCGAGAGTCTCCTGTCCGTCGCCGTCCAGGTCTTCAACGAGCGCGGCTACGACGGCACCTCCATGGAGCACCTCTCCAAGGCGGCGGGCATCTCGAAGTCCTCGATCTACCACCACGTGGCGGGCAAGGAGGAGCTCCTGCAGCGGGCCGTCAGCCGCGCGCTCGACGGGCTCTTCGCCGTGCTGGAGGAGTCGGGCGCGGTCCGGGGCCGGGCGGTCGAGCGGGTCGAGTACGTCACGCGCCGCACGGTCGAGGTGCTGGTCGCCGAGCTCCCGTACGTGACCCTGCTGCTGCGGGTGCGGGGAAACACCCGGACCGAGCGCTGGGCCCTGGAGCGCCGCCGCGAGTTCGACCACCAGGTCGCGGAGCTGCTGAAGGCCGCGGCGGAGGAGGGGGACCTGCGGGCGGACGTGGACATCCGGCTGGCCACCCGCCTGCTGTTCGGGATGGTGAACTCACTGGTGGAGTGGTACCGCCCGCACCCCGGCACGACGGCGGACCAGCTGGCCGACGCGGTCGTCCACATGGCGCTGGACGGCCTGCGGACCGTGCGCGGCTAA
- a CDS encoding PKD domain-containing protein — protein sequence MAQAAGPAAGSPAPVAKGVSAPGADLAKLGAAGTKTFHSPKEHGVRKALTAAQGKAAASATVQGGETVAAGNPDLGLVLDAKAISAHGVELKTQVLSSPGATLRVTYNWGDGTTDGADAAPGQEVSLKHSYAELGEYNVKVTVTDAANQAEVVNELPLSTVGSDFTPYAPTRLLDTRTGTGAPMGMVQAYSSAKVKIAGNGKIPANVTAVALNVTATNTYNPGHVTVYPGGTTRPTTSNLNFEANQTVPNMVVVPVGKDGTIELYNGSWTAVDLIADITGYFTHSAASGYTPMTPVRAVDTRAGQGAPQGQVPGRGTIGVQLGGWYVPANATAVALNVTATNPREDGHLTAYPSGQQAPNTSNVNFKAKQTVANSVIVPVGPDGKVNVFNGAWAGTDVIVDVVGYYSPDSSGAYMSVAPSRRLDTRSWGYGPMDARNYIWMNISHGEPGIAGYILNTTVTNTRTDGFLSVAPDPNTPDQYHNGTENEVARPTASTLNWAAGKTVPNLVQASSGGVNGVVDFWNQSWDTTDLIVDMFGYYETK from the coding sequence ATGGCCCAGGCGGCCGGTCCGGCCGCAGGCTCGCCCGCACCCGTGGCCAAGGGGGTGTCCGCTCCCGGAGCGGACCTGGCCAAGCTGGGCGCGGCCGGGACGAAGACCTTCCACAGCCCGAAGGAGCACGGGGTCCGCAAGGCCCTGACCGCGGCCCAGGGCAAGGCCGCCGCGAGCGCCACCGTCCAGGGCGGCGAGACCGTCGCAGCCGGCAACCCGGACCTGGGCCTCGTCCTCGACGCCAAGGCCATCTCCGCGCACGGTGTCGAGCTGAAGACCCAGGTCCTCAGCTCCCCGGGCGCCACCCTCCGCGTCACCTACAACTGGGGTGACGGCACGACGGACGGCGCCGACGCCGCCCCCGGCCAGGAGGTGTCGCTCAAGCACAGCTACGCCGAGCTCGGCGAGTACAACGTCAAGGTCACCGTGACGGACGCCGCGAACCAGGCGGAGGTCGTCAACGAGCTCCCGCTGTCGACGGTCGGCTCGGACTTCACCCCGTACGCACCGACCCGCCTCCTGGACACCCGTACCGGCACCGGTGCCCCGATGGGCATGGTCCAGGCGTACTCCTCGGCCAAGGTGAAGATCGCCGGCAACGGCAAGATCCCGGCGAACGTCACGGCCGTTGCCCTGAACGTCACGGCGACCAACACCTACAACCCCGGACACGTGACGGTGTACCCCGGCGGTACCACCCGTCCGACCACCTCGAACCTCAACTTCGAGGCCAACCAGACCGTCCCGAACATGGTGGTCGTCCCGGTCGGCAAGGACGGCACCATCGAGCTCTACAACGGCAGCTGGACGGCGGTCGACCTGATCGCCGACATCACGGGCTACTTCACCCACAGCGCGGCCAGCGGCTACACGCCGATGACCCCGGTCCGCGCCGTGGACACCCGCGCCGGCCAGGGCGCGCCCCAGGGCCAGGTCCCGGGCCGTGGCACGATCGGCGTGCAGCTCGGCGGCTGGTACGTGCCCGCCAACGCCACCGCCGTGGCGCTGAACGTGACCGCCACCAACCCGCGCGAGGACGGCCACCTGACGGCCTACCCGAGCGGCCAGCAGGCCCCGAACACGTCGAACGTGAACTTCAAGGCCAAGCAGACCGTCGCCAACTCGGTGATCGTCCCCGTCGGCCCCGACGGCAAGGTCAACGTCTTCAACGGCGCCTGGGCGGGCACCGACGTCATCGTCGACGTCGTCGGCTACTACAGCCCCGACAGCTCGGGCGCCTACATGTCCGTGGCTCCGAGCCGGAGGCTCGACACCCGCTCCTGGGGCTACGGCCCGATGGACGCCCGGAACTACATCTGGATGAACATCTCCCACGGGGAGCCGGGCATCGCGGGCTACATCCTGAACACGACGGTGACCAACACGCGCACCGACGGATTCCTGTCGGTCGCCCCGGACCCCAACACGCCGGACCAGTACCACAACGGCACCGAGAACGAGGTGGCGCGGCCCACGGCCTCCACCCTGAACTGGGCGGCCGGCAAGACCGTCCCGAACCTGGTCCAGGCGAGCTCGGGCGGCGTCAACGGCGTCGTCGACTTCTGGAACCAGAGCTGGGACACCACGGACCTGATCGTCGACATGTTCGGCTACTACGAGACGAAGTAA
- a CDS encoding Lrp/AsnC family transcriptional regulator, with protein sequence MPDEQMAAAGSAAGSAPGPPGGAPSAPQAPPRPLDPIDRSIMRLLQADGRASIRSVAEQVHVSRANAYARINRLIDDGVIRGFTARVNHERAGQGASAYITLKIVQNSWRTVREKLRELPGAAHIALVSGDFDVLLLVHTPDNRTLRELVLTRLQSIPEVLSTRTLLVFEETDLLAPGSGGGPAISEE encoded by the coding sequence ATGCCGGATGAACAAATGGCCGCGGCGGGTTCTGCCGCGGGTTCCGCGCCGGGCCCTCCGGGCGGTGCACCTTCCGCCCCACAGGCACCTCCGCGCCCCCTGGACCCCATCGACCGTTCGATCATGCGCCTGCTCCAGGCGGACGGCCGCGCGTCGATACGGTCGGTGGCCGAGCAGGTCCACGTGTCGCGCGCGAACGCCTACGCCCGGATCAACCGGCTCATCGACGACGGGGTGATCCGCGGGTTCACGGCGCGCGTGAACCACGAAAGGGCGGGCCAGGGCGCCTCCGCGTACATCACCCTGAAGATCGTCCAGAATTCGTGGCGGACGGTCCGCGAGAAGCTCCGCGAGCTGCCGGGCGCGGCCCACATCGCCCTGGTCAGCGGCGACTTCGACGTCCTGCTGCTGGTCCACACGCCGGACAACCGCACCCTGCGCGAGCTGGTCCTGACCCGCCTCCAGTCCATCCCGGAGGTCCTGTCGACCCGCACCCTCCTGGTCTTCGAGGAGACGGACCTGCTGGCCCCGGGCTCGGGCGGCGGCCCGGCCATCTCCGAGGAGTAG